acacactctcattcactcacgcaatcacacactacggacaattttacagagatgccaatcaacctaccatgcatgtctttggaccgggggaggaaaccggagtacccggaggaaacccccgaggcacggggagaacatgcaaactccacacacacaaggcggaggcgggaatcggacccccaaccctggaggtgtgaggcgaacatgctaaccactaagccacagatGGCTAAATTGCTTAATTAGTTTTGAAAGCACTGTTttaaatttctaaaataaaagaggaagggttgatttttgtaaaacagagacacagcgCTACAGAAATTCTCCTTTAGCTCCTCGAGTCAGTCTGTGCACTCCACTCGTCTTTAACTCCAAACAAGGCGTCTGCAGTGATTCACCGCCTAAAACACAGTGAGAACCAGTTTAATTTTCTGATATGCGTTTGTTTACACTCACTATTCACTTTAACAGTAACACCAgtacacctgcacatttatGCAACTACCCAAACAGCCAATCATTTAGCAGTAGCACAATgcttataaaatattcatttaaggCATGAATATattcaggtcaagagcttcagttaatgctcacagtgagatgcttttctgctcattatGGTTGTAAAGAAAGTGGACTAGAGTATGATTAGTGAGTATATCCTTTTCTGGCCAACAGCATACATGAgaaggtgtacaggtgttcctattgaAGTTAATAGCCATTGTACATTTTACATCTAAATGTATACTTTATACAAGTTTACTTGTATACTCACATTACAGCGGGTGGCAGTATACATGTTCTTGCACCAGTAGGCTGGGCCCCAGCTGCACTGCTCAACACCCAACAGCATCCGTAGCACCCCAGGACATGCACCCAGCTTCTACATCGttacaacacacaaaacacactcagaaCAAGAGAAACAAAACCGTTCTGCTGCCATGAAGTAATGAAACTAACAAGAGTCCTTTAAGAtaaaacctttaaaactaaaactCTGCAAACCTGTACAGAATGCATGAGCGACAGGGAACCTTACCATGCAGACAAATTCAGGGTCAAGGGCCTGCTGCAGTAGGTGGATGAGGAGAGCCTCATGCTGCTCAGTGAATtgttcacactacacacatgaaGAGACGCTCAGTCATTTAATGCAACTCAGAGCTTCAAGATAGTACTTGTTAAAGTTATCATATTGTACACCATTGAACCTCAGACTACATAATAAAGATTAAACAGAAAGTTGTTTAAAACTACCCAAGATTAGCCTTAACAATGCTCTCATCCTAGGACTTTTAGTGCTTGTgcaacatatgtgtgtgtgcgtgtgtttgtgtgtgtgattatactcGTGATCATCTCTCTATACTCATCTTTGAGAATTCTACCAAAAACATTGTTATTTGTCCAATACAAGAAACGTCTATTTTTGTCCTGGTGACAGGTCATGTGCCACAGACGCATAACACACCTAAGCTCTATATACAACAGGCATGATGCTGCAGATGATCCTCAAATTCTGCTCTAGCTTGCCACCTGCATATTGTATGAATACCTTGCATATTCCACACAATCCAGCACGCTCGTTCTCAGCCTTTACCATCACTGCTAAAAGAGAACACATACAGAACAAGCCAAAAAGGAAACTGTTTTGTATTGTAAAAGGCAGGAGGGAAAAGAAGCTTTTTGCACATTTAGATAGAAACTCACGGACGAAGGTGCGACTTGTATCCCTGCACAGGCCCAGAAGGCTGTAGACAGTCTTGGGATCAGCTTCCTGGATCAGTAGCTCAATGATCACCTGGCCATAAGTATCAATCAGGTGCTTACACTGAGCAGAAAGGGTAGAGGGCAGGATGCTGCACACTTTCTCCATAGCTTGCACCACTTCATCCTGGAATTGAACTAGAATCAAATTAACTTATAGTGGAAGGATAGCAAATTAATCCTGAAAAGCATTAAAAAGCAACATTAAGCCAAATATGACAATTTCTACTTCATCGTACGCTGTTTAACTCATGTGAAGAGGCCTGACAGCCTTTCATTACTGAGCAGAAGTTCATACCTCAGTGGTCTGGTCCTGGATTAAGCTTTCAACCTTTCTTCATCACATAATACCGATATTATACTGaatattcatattaatgtgGTGGAatcaaacaccaaacaccatcaaacaccaagaACCTCAAGCAAAACctcctgtttgtgtgtttgtcagatccaacacagataaacagaagATTAAAACATGCAGGAAAAACTTTGCTGTTTGTCAGCTCAGTATTTCAGCCTGTAGTCCTACTGTAACAGTGAACACAAATGAATCTGAACTGCTTCCTGTCGAATCTGTATTCCCAAGCCAGATCACTAACCTGCACACTAAAAATAGCCAGTCATAAACTCATTTTCTACTCAAATGCCTTGTACATACAACACCTCAACCATCAGAACTATATTAAGACCCATTTCAAGTTGCATCCAAACCAAAATACAGCCAAGTTATTGAAAGCAATCGTACAGGTTCTTCAGTTAGATCATGCAGCACTGTTTACAGCCTCCAGGGTAACTAGACAGACATGCAATATATGTGGGATATTTATAATAGATTATgtgaaatagattttttttttggtagtatTTGGGGGGATAAAAAAGAGGTGATAAGAGGTGCGTACTGGCTGACGTACTGCCTGCACTGTGGACAAATATACACAAGATGGTTGGAGGGAATTAATGATTTTCGGGTCGAGTCTGTAAACACTTTCTACAAAGTAGAAGACGAGGCTCAAAAATCATGAATGGTTCTAGAAACTAGAACTAAATCGGGGCTCTTACAATATCAGCAataccaggacccagcaggtcACACTGGCTCTCAATCTGTGCAATCATGGCGTCGATGAAGGTGGTGTTTTTCTTGGCCGCCGTTTGCGTGTCGGTGATGAACTTCACGCAGTCGTCACACACTTCGTAACCCTCCTGTAGAAACACACCGATTAGCTGTAGTGATCCGTACGACACAAAAAGCCCACAGACTACAGGCTGAAGAGAGCAAACAGACCTTGGCGGTGGTCTCCTTCTCCTTATTGGCATTCTCCTTGGGGTAAAGAAGCTGAGGGATGTTGAGGAGTAAAGGATTAACCCTCTGGGTCAGATCCAACTCAGGAATCTCATTTGACATGAGCTGGGCTTTGGCAAAAACCTCCTGCTGGGTTACACATAGGCCAAGAGCACTACAGATCACATCTGGGTCGTCCTGAAAACAGACAACAGAACAGGATAGaaatttttaaatcattcattgCACATGAAACAGGAAGGTGCAAAGTGGCTCATTAaggatgagggaaaaaaaagctatttgttCCTCTGTCCATTACAAGCCATCTATTGTGCAAAACTAAAAGAAACCCATGATAAACACACTCAGAGAAAGGAAGCTTACTGAAATCACtgggtttaaataaatgttaatagcaATGCTGTCATAGTCTGGCAGAATAGCAAAAGTAAGTATTGGTGCTAGACCACAAACTAACCCATGCTGAAGGAGTTGAAGTCATTTAGTCTAACTTACCAGCTCTCCTTTAATAATATCAATGAGGACAGGGAAGTAATTGTACACAATTTCCTTGCATTGACTAGCCAGGCCTTCATCAGGAACCAACTGGCACGTTTTCTCAAGGTAGCTCAGGACCTCAGACTACAGACAGATGCACAAAGAgaacaggaaaaagaaacaagagtGTGAAGGCTGCCCATTTTCACCATGTTCATTCATGACACATTGTGCACAATTTGTTGCAATTAAACGCTGCTCTTGCTTTTCCATCAAAAATGCACACAATGTAcacttattttacttattttatcaGATTATTATCAGAAACAGATTTCATATTCAGTCTATtcaatttgatttcatttgtatttgatCATCCTGTTTCACTCAAACATACATGTTggataattacatttatatcatcTCTCCATCAACACACAAAATCATCACCTCTGTTGAATTATCTTTCACCAGTTTGTCCACCACAGCCACCACCGTGTTGCACAAGTCACACGGCACAGatttcttaaaaagaaaattcaggactgaacaaaaacaagaaagtgGTCACGGGGTGGGGGGTCTGGGGTGGGTGAAGAGACACAAAACTGACCACATGAGGCTGGTTCCAGACATTTTGTTGGCAGTGGGAAACTGCGCCACAAAGCGAAGCAGTCTTGGCATTTTGGCACCAGTACGGCGGTCCACGAGCACACTGCTCCGTTCCCAGGAGAGGGCTGGCCACAGCTGGAACAGAAACAtcagtttcattattattatcagttatcagtttcattcattattatctTTCACAGGGCAATCAGTTAGTGTCATCACTACCCAAACAAACAGTTTCAGACACCCCTTTTACAGTAATCTTGCCATAATCACATCCCTTTTCCTGTTATTGTCAGTTTTCCTTTCCACCTCCACATTTCTTTGTATAACGCCTCCCTGTTCTTCCATTATCTCATATATTTTGCAAcctctttttcattttcactccAAACAAACCCTAAATTTCTGCTTTACTCATCTGGATTCTGACCTTTACCTCTGGATCCTTTAATAGTTTCCCTTCAAGCCGTCTTTACACACAGTAAAGTCATGGAACAGTGTTAAAATACACGTTAGAGGTGTGCTTATTAGAcgctttgatttaaaaaaaaagataaattataaaaaGGAAACGGAAAGACGTAAGTGGTTATATTGTTATGGCTAACGTATGTGCTGGACCCAGTGTAAATGGTACAGAGTTTGTTTAtacaaaaaaggagaaaatgacATTCATGTTTATTTGGGTTTGTGGGCAATTTCTGATTATTAGAgaaatgtattgtgtttgttgtaGCCAGGCCAGGCCAGGTTAGATCTGACATCTAAAAGTGCATAAAAGTATGAAAGTGCAGAGCAAAACAAAAGTTCGACAATTATAAAGTTTCAGAAAAGTTGGCACCACATTACAGAGAAGgggaattaaatataaaataatccatTCAAATAAGTATTCAAGGCATCAacagttttttaattaaacacaattcCTAGGCAGCAATTAACATGAAATTTTGTCTCGGCGTTGATATTAACTCAAGAAATCTACACAGATAAAGAAATCATAATCTTATAATCCATGAAAAgttatatttagttttacatggaATGACACAGACGTAAAGTATTGAACACACTAAGAAAAAGCAAAGCAGGAGGTGATTTCAATAAGCAGTTCTACCTCCTGTCAGCCGAGTTAGTGCATCCGCCAAGACCTTCACTAAGAGATTATTGTGCAACATAATAAACACAGGTGACAGATGAGATATTCTTTCATGTAAGGACCACTTACTAATGGTCCTTGCATGAAAGAATATCTCATCTGTCACCTGTGTTTATTATGTTGCACAATAATCTCTTAGTTTCCCAAACTTTTAAACAAGCTTCAACATCCCTTTTCTTCCATAATGGAGCTTTTTGGTATGAAATATTTCATATGAATTGCTGCACTGGaactgtgaatatttatttaccCCACTGTAAAAAAGGTGAATAGCTAATGGTTTGATATGAAACagaggacaaaaataaagtacTACGTCTTGTAAACGTTGTAAAGCAAAGATGCTTTGAAATAAtcaataaagaattaaaataaagagttttGTGACTAGGGTCATGACAGAACATTTAGAAGTGCATGTGTCTACTTAAAGTGAATGGTCCACAGCACACTAGGGAGTATAAGACATATTGCAATAATCTGAACTTACCAGATCAGTCATATGTCTCTCTTTGAATCTACCAGTAGAAGAAATCTAAGAATGGAAAAGATTTGGACATACACAGGAATCACACAGGATATTTAAGTTGGttgaataaatacaattaaaattattatgatTTAGGGGTAATTTTTGATGCCAACTTAACGTTTGAGCCACATATCCAAAATACTGTTAAAACTTCTTTcttccatctcagaaatattgccagattgTGTTCAATGCTGTCGttttctgttgctgagagactgatcaaTACTTTTATGTTTTCCCGTATCGATTTCTGTAATGCCTTGTTGGCTGGGGTGTCAAAAGCTACCTTAAACAAATTGCAGGTAGTGCAAAATTCGGCTGCTAGAATTCTAACTAGAACAAAGTTAAGAGAACATATTACTCCcgttttggagtccttgcactggctccccgttaggtttagggttgattttaagattttgatgcttacctacaaggccttacatGGGTTGGCTCCTCAATATCTGACTgagcttttaattccttatattccatctctAGACCctcgttcttctgaaactggtcttttaactgttccctTAACtcgtcccccggtccaaagacatgcatggtaggttgattggcatctctggaaaattgtccctagtgtgtaagtgcgcgagtgaatgagagtgtgtgtgtgtgtgtgtgccctgcgatgggttggcactccgtccagggtgtatcctgccttgatgcccgatgacgcctgagataggcacaggctccccgtgacccgaggtagttcggataagcggtagaagatgaatgaatgaatgaatgaatctgtttgtagattcccaagatTCTTTTCCCAagtggcaaaagtattgcgggaaaagaataaataaaagattgaacagtctttggcacctcaactatctaacgttcacattatgttcctctcaaatttgtgatttgcttccacctgcaaattgctttgtgtatcatatttaataaaccaatacaatttaaatgtttaaatgaacatgtataatcacaccattgtagcagtgttacatgcagtaggctataaggtaagtagtgattgttcatttgaagtttacttaagtggaagaatgtaagtaataaacacacCTACTAgctaatctactttttcacaatataatgcatagtacTAGCACTTATTTGATtttcttaatatcaaaaccttaaattttctctggacttaatgataaatacatgtctgacctttggaacgaaccaaaaaaaaactagaaatcgcattcatgacgatttatggtgattttgtTTCTTTGCCTACATCGACGCTAATGAATTAAGAGGAAGGGCtcccccgtaccaagatggcggctcagttgacgcattcgctcCAACTAtactgccgtatacaaggcgacatctagtgtatatatctatgctctggtataacaaaaatgaacaaaaggaGCAAAAGCTCCTTAGTCAGAGAGAGGAAATGCGACCCCAAGGTTTTTAAGGTAACAGTGTAATTAATTATCATACAAACTGAGTAACGTggcaacacaacagcaaaaaggCGACCTCCTTCGGCGATCGACGACTCCCCGAGCCAACCAGTAATCCCGGAAGTGtctaagagtgagagagagagagacaaaacatTTTTAGGGACGTaacaataatcttttttttttttttattaattttatctttatattatgtggtgtATTTTGTTGCTCTGTTTCcgtttgtaaagcgctttgagatgtacttttaaaggcgctatagaaaacaaaggttaaattattattaaaatattacttttgtgtgttaatgataaataaattcgCTGCCCACCTGCTCAATTCTActgttatctaatcagccaaatAATGCAGGTCCAtatcaagagcttcaggtaatgttcaaatcaaacatcagaataaagaaaaggtgtcacaaaatacaaaacaaaatatgtgACAAACAGgtcaacaaacaaaataaagattatCTACTTTTGGTTAGACTTTACTTTGTCTGTTAATTCAGCAAGATCATATTATACGTTTTGGTCTGATGAGGAACACACTGAAATCTGGCCTCTGCTCCACCAGAACATCTACAGACTCGGCTTCTattctaataattatataaatatatccagaatcaaataaaaatgtagttaTTTTTCAGTTTCCTGACTGCATTTATGTTGGTGTGCATCAAAGGTGGTTTGGTCCTGCTTAGGTCAAGATGCTCAGGATCTCCTGTCTCCTCTATGATTGAAGTGATTATGTGATCAGGGCCTCTGGGAAAGCAGAAGATCTAGGTTATTTGTGCCAGAGCACTATTAGTGTACTGTTTAAATGTTCCTGCCCTTCCAGTTCTCTCATGTAGCTTCTCAACAACAGTCTCAGGAAATGAGACATACATTTCCAAAGCCTAATAAAAGCAAAATTTGCATAGATGGTACTCTGGAACACAAACTGTTCCATAAATCTTTTACAGTTTGTTGACACAGTGATGCATCATGGTACCAGCAAGAAATGGCAGCAGATGCAAAATACAGTTATAGGTACTGTGTACATacgtttttttaatatatattcatatttaacctACAGAACATAATGTTTAACATAACgtaaatttataaatgtgtaaatgtctgaccatttatattaaatgttaaatattacatattaaaatgttaattatgtaAGAGAACTTTGTGCTTTGGTCAAATGAACCACTTTCCtataattccggaaattctccactccaaactcttAAGGCTCACTATaaccccttccatctgtcagtggatcaccagcttcctgacaggcaggaaacaacaggtgagactgggaggtgtcacctccagcattcggacaatcagcactggcgctcctcagggatgtgtcctctccccacttctattctccctctacaccAATGACTGCatttcaagtgaccaaactgtaaaactcctgaaatttgcagatgatactacgctcatctgtctcatccaagatggcgatgagtctgcataccggcaggaggtgGAAGCTGgagctggtgctatggtgcagtcagaacagtctagaactaaacaccctcaaaactgtggagatgatagtggacgtTAGGAAAGACCCCCAACACTACTCCCCGCAccatatccaacagcccggtgtcatctgtggaggccttcaagtttctgggcactaccatttcccaagacctgaaatgggagtgcaacataaactctatcatcaaaaaggcccagcagagaatgtactttctacgccatttaag
The Tachysurus vachellii isolate PV-2020 chromosome 6, HZAU_Pvac_v1, whole genome shotgun sequence genome window above contains:
- the LOC132846985 gene encoding prosaposin-like isoform X1, with product MEKVCSILPSTLSAQCKHLIDTYGQVIIELLIQEADPKTVYSLLGLCRDTSRTFVPVMVKAENERAGLCGICKCEQFTEQHEALLIHLLQQALDPEFVCMKLGACPGVLRMLLGVEQCSWGPAYWCKNMYTATRCNAVNHCRRLVWS
- the LOC132846985 gene encoding prosaposin-like isoform X2 codes for the protein MEKVCSILPSTLSAQCKHLIDTYGQVIIELLIQEADPKTVYSLLGLCRDTSRTFVLMVKAENERAGLCGICKCEQFTEQHEALLIHLLQQALDPEFVCMKLGACPGVLRMLLGVEQCSWGPAYWCKNMYTATRCNAVNHCRRLVWS